The proteins below are encoded in one region of Parvicella tangerina:
- a CDS encoding CoA-binding protein, with the protein MKDKTLIIGASNNPNRYSYKAAFSLQYNGYEFIPFGVKRGDVIGRKIHNEWKEDWKDEVDTVTMYINPSLQEQYYDRIIKLSPRRVIFNPGTENVDFEMRLKENGIDYENACTLVLLNTSQY; encoded by the coding sequence ATGAAGGACAAAACACTTATCATTGGAGCCAGCAACAATCCGAACAGGTACAGCTATAAAGCGGCCTTTTCCTTGCAATATAATGGATACGAGTTCATCCCATTTGGAGTGAAACGTGGAGATGTGATTGGTAGAAAAATCCATAACGAGTGGAAAGAAGATTGGAAAGATGAAGTAGACACGGTTACAATGTATATCAACCCTTCTCTGCAGGAACAATACTATGATCGGATCATTAAGTTGTCTCCCAGAAGAGTCATCTTTAACCCTGGAACAGAAAATGTAGACTTCGAGATGCGTCTAAAAGAAAATGGAATCGATTATGAGAATGCCTGCACCTTAGTACTGCTAAACACTAGTCAATACTAG
- a CDS encoding RsmE family RNA methyltransferase, with translation MKGRFIPAFFVAMHTYFFEGIFTDQITLSEVESNHAIKVMRSSVGDRVIVINGKGARAVGEIVEAHHKRCVVNMLNVEQSEEVSAKVYIAISPTKSNDRIEFFLEKATEIGLDGVIPLLTKNSERTKVNLDRWRKVILSAMKQSKRVWMPSIYEPMKLEELLQENWNGFKKLIAYCEDLPEESILNYSSLQENKLLLIGPEGDFTSDEVKQCEQNDFTRVNLGKHRLRTETAGIVGVTLLKSSID, from the coding sequence TTGAAAGGTCGGTTTATTCCGGCCTTTTTTGTTGCTATGCATACGTACTTTTTTGAAGGCATATTTACGGATCAAATCACCTTGTCAGAGGTAGAGAGCAATCACGCAATCAAAGTGATGCGGTCCAGTGTGGGAGATCGCGTTATAGTGATCAATGGAAAAGGAGCTAGAGCTGTTGGGGAAATTGTTGAAGCACACCACAAAAGATGTGTTGTTAATATGCTGAATGTAGAGCAAAGCGAAGAAGTTTCTGCAAAAGTTTACATCGCTATTTCGCCTACCAAATCTAACGATAGAATTGAGTTCTTTCTTGAAAAGGCTACAGAAATTGGGTTGGACGGTGTTATACCTCTGTTGACTAAAAATAGTGAGCGCACAAAAGTGAACCTTGATCGCTGGCGCAAAGTGATTCTTTCCGCAATGAAACAGTCTAAAAGAGTTTGGATGCCATCAATCTATGAACCCATGAAGCTTGAAGAACTTTTACAAGAGAACTGGAATGGGTTTAAAAAGTTGATTGCCTATTGCGAGGATTTACCAGAGGAGAGTATCTTGAATTATTCATCACTACAAGAGAATAAGTTGTTGTTAATAGGTCCAGAGGGTGATTTTACGTCTGATGAGGTAAAACAATGTGAGCAAAATGATTTTACACGTGTTAACTTGGGGAAGCACCGTTTACGAACAGAAACAGCAGGAATTGTTGGTGTAACATTATTAAAATCTAGTATTGACTAG